In the Mycolicibacter minnesotensis genome, ACCGGGGCGGCCACCGCAAGAATCAGCACCCAGAAACGCGGGGCGAACAACAGCGTGTAGACCAGGGTTGCGCTCAGTACGGCGCCCACGGCGATGGCCGCGGGAAGATTGCGTCCGGCTCGCGACTGTTTCGGTTGTGCATTCGCGGCGTCGACGCCGGTGTCATGGTGTGCCACGGGGGGTGCCTACTGGACGGCCGCTAGACCTCCAGCAGCTCGCCTTCTTTGTGCTTGACCAGCTCGTCGATCTGAGTCACGAATTGCTGGGTCGATTTGTCCAGGTCTTTCTCGGCCCGGCCGACCTCGTCCTCGCCGGCGTCTCCGTCTTTGCGGATGCGGTGCAGCTCTTCCATCGCCTTGCGGCGGATGTTGCGCACCGAGACCTTGGCGTCCTCGCCCTTGGCCTTGGCTTGTTTGACCAGGTCTTTGCGCCGCTCCTCGGTGAGCTGCGGCACCGAGACCCGGATCAGCGAACCGTCGTTGCTGGGGTTGAGGCCCAGATCGGAGTTACGAATGGCGGTCTCGATGGCCCCCAACGACGAGGCTTCGTAGGGCTTGATCACCACCATCCGCGCCTCGGGCACATTGATGCTGCACAGCTGGGTGATCGGAGTGGTCGACCCGTAGTAGTCGATGA is a window encoding:
- the frr gene encoding ribosome recycling factor, producing MIDEALFDAEEKMEKAVSVARDDLATIRTGRANPGMFSRIVIDYYGSTTPITQLCSINVPEARMVVIKPYEASSLGAIETAIRNSDLGLNPSNDGSLIRVSVPQLTEERRKDLVKQAKAKGEDAKVSVRNIRRKAMEELHRIRKDGDAGEDEVGRAEKDLDKSTQQFVTQIDELVKHKEGELLEV